Genomic DNA from Chlorocebus sabaeus isolate Y175 chromosome 6, mChlSab1.0.hap1, whole genome shotgun sequence:
GTGGTGGTGTCGCACACGGCGGGCAGCAGCTGCAACACCCCAGCCTCGTGCCAGCAGCAGACCCAGAATGTGCAGTCCTACCACGTGAAGACACTGGGCTGGTGCGACGTGGGCTACAAGTGAGTGCGGCGGGGAGGCACGGGCTGGACCGGGGACCCCAGAGGCAAAGGTGTGCAAGTGCCCGCCAGCGGGACCAGGGTGCTGGGGCCACCTGGCTGACACCCCGAGCAGCTTACTGAACCTCACAGGGTCTTCATGTCTTCCTCGGGTCACCGCGTGGGCCGGTGCAGGTGCTCATAGCACCAAGATGCGTGAGGGCCGGGGATGGGCTGAAATCCAAGCCCTGCTCCCCCGGAGGAAGGGGCAGACTTTGCCTAACACGCACCAAGGTGTCCGCGGCGCCCCTTCCTGATGCCTGGTGCCTTTGTTAGGAGGCAGAAAACCAGGCTGACTCAGTGCGGAGCTGGGTTCCAGAGTCAGCTCAGCTTATTGCTGACTGAGGCCTGGGGCAGATCCCTCCCCAGCTGGGGCAGGTCCTCCTGGCTTCAGCTTCCTCCTCCGCAGTCAATGGGATCGCGGCCCATCTGCTCCTTAAATGAGCCAATACAGGCAAAGCACCTAGgaactgcctggcacacaggggcCCGCAAAGCCACGGGCTATTGCCATTAGGCACCCCACTATATGCCAGGCAGTGTGCCAGATGTGGCATGGAGAATGGTGCCACTCTAGCCTCCTGGGGCTGAAAGACCAGCAGGGAGAAACAGGCCCAGGCCACAGGTGAATTCAGACGGTGATAGAGGCGATGGAAAAGGAAAGAGGTGAGGGAGGGTGACCTCAGGCTGGGACCAGACCCACACAGGCTCCTTGAAAGGGTGGGGCAAGGGAAGTTCCCTGAGAGTGGCTGCCTTGGCTCTGGGATCGGGGAGCTGACAGAGGAGTGCTGGTGGCAGAGGGTGCTGGGGGCAAAGCCAACGGGGCTAAGTGGGTGGGTCCCGTGGGAAGGACAGGGTGGCTGAACACAGCCGAGGGAGCGGAATGAAATGGGGAAAGGGCCGGACCAGGCAGGGCCTTGTGGACCACAGTGAGGACTGTAGCTTTTACTCCAAGATGGGAGCTATGGGAGGCTTCCCCCTGCAGAGCAGGGACGGGGACTAGTGTAGGTACAAGAGACTCCCTCTGGCTGCCACGGGGAGAAGAGATCATAAGGGGTGCTGCTGAAGCAGGTCCGGGGCCATGCCTACCAGCTACCTCCTCCTTATAATGGGCTGCAGTCCAGTCTGAGGATTTCCAAGGGAAGGGAACGTTTCAATCCTGCAAGCTCTCAGACCCAGGTAGCATCAGAATCCCCTGCAGAGCTTACTGGAGGAACGCACAGGTCCCCAGATCCCCAGGTCCCCAGAGTCCACTTCAATAGACCCCACCCAGGGAGCACATGCTCTCAGGACCTCCTAAGGCTgtgtcatgaaaaaaaaaaaaaaaaaacccacccagAGAAGTCTAGTAAGTTTCCAAAGGTATTCTCAGCCGTTCCAGTTCAAGATTTTATCAAACAATCCAACTTCAACGTTTTGTTTCCAAGACTCAGGCGCTCCAATTCTAAGCGTTCCCATGAGGTCACGAAGGCCCAAGCCTGGCTCTATAGCCTCGGGTCCACGTCACCACATACAGAAGCAGCCGGTGTCTGGCCCTCAGCTTTTAGGATTCAGAATCTGGTTCTAATGTTCTGAATCCCCTTTACATGTCATGTCACGTTCTCTCTCTGAGCCtcgtttcttcacctgtaaatgGGGCTTTTGACTGTACCTGCTTGGCGATGGTGactgaggtttaaatgagatgcATTCATGCAACAAATGACCAGGGAGAACCAACCACCTCCGACCCCaccaccatcatgccaggctCCGGGAACAGGGCAGGGCCATAACCAGCCAGTCCCAGCAGCCAGCGTCACCAGGGCCAGATTCTGGGAGCTGGCTTCCTAAGCAGCAGATTCAGGACTCGAGATTCGGAAGTTCCAACATTCTGTGCATCACTAATGACACTGTGAGTGCGAGGGCTGACCTGGCACACACTGCAGCTGCAAGCCACTGATCTTCTAGTTCATCCCCATGTGCCAAGTCAGACATGCTCAATCGGACCTGCTGAATGAATCAGCCTTAAGGATCTGCTGCCAGGCTTGGAAACCTCACAGAGGCAGGTGCTGGGGCTCCAGGGTCAGTATCTGATTGTGACCCCAACTTTGAGTCTCTGATCCTGTCCCCCAGAGGACCCCAAGGGCAGGAAGCAGGCTGGGGCGAGGGCAGAGATCTGAGAGGCAGGGAGCTCTGAGGACCTTGTACAAATTATGTCGCTTTCTGAGTCTCTGCACTCTCAGCTTAAGATGAGGACGATAAGAGTCCCTgccccagccaggcacggtggctcatgcctgtcatcccagcactttgggaggccaaggcgggcagatcacctgaggtcgggagttcgagaccagcctggccaacatagtgaaaccctgtctctactaataatacaaaaattagccgggtgtggtggctcctgcctgtaataccaggtactcaggaggctgaggcatgagaattgcttgaatctgggaggcagaggttgcagtgagctgagatcaccctactgcactccagcctgggcaacaagagtgaaactccatctcaaaaaaaaaaaaaaaaaagagtccctgCCTCAGAGGGCTGTCCTGCAAGGATTCAGTAAAACAGGACTTCCACAAATCCTctagggaggcaggagagagcaaGGCACAAGATCACATGGGTGAGGACCACGGAGGCCTGGGTACAAACCCCAGCTATGCACCAGATGGGCTGTGTGACCCCAGGGCAGGTGATTCTACCGCTCTGATTCTGTCTATATAAAATGGGGTGATCAGGGTTGCCATGCGGATGAAAAAAAGGTGTATGCAGAGCTGTGCTTGGCACATGGCAGGGGCCCAATAAATGACCACAGTCATTGTTACTATCGTGGGAAATTAAGGGGTGAGAAGGATGCTGGGGAAGTTGTGTGCACCAGGGCAGGAACGGAGGCAGGGTGagtggaggaagaaggaggagttCTCCTCGGGAAACCCTCCCTCACTCATCAAGCCCACCCCCCCACCTCCCCATGCAGCTTCCTGATTGGAGAAGACGGGCTCGTATACGAGGGCCGTGGCTGGAACTTCACGGGCGCGCACGCAGCTCACTCCTGGAACACCATGTCCATTGGCATCAGCTTCATGGGCAACTACATGGGTGAGTGACTGTCCAGCCAGTCGGGATGGGGGCTGACACAGGGCCCTACACTACCACTGCCCTTCAGGGAAGCCCCTGCCTAACTCTTACCTCTGTCTCCTCCAGATCGGGTGCCCCCACCCCGGGCCCTCCGGGCAGCCCAGGGTCTACTGGCCTGCGGCGTGGCTCAGGGAGCCCTGAagtccaactatgtggtcaaagGACACCGGGATGTGCAGCGTACACTCTCTCCAGGCGACCAGCTCTACAACCTCATCCGGAATTGGCCACACTACCCCTCCCACTGAGGCCCTGCTAATCTGCACCCCATTCCTCTCCTCCCATGGCCAAAAAccccactgcctcctcctccaaTAAAGATGCAGCTCAAAATGTGTTCCTCAGCAGGTCCCACCACAAacctcccctccttctctccctcccacaaGACCAAagccctcccaccctttccctcccAGCACTCTCCTCACTGGTGCTTGGAACCCAGAGGCCCCGGCCCTGAACCAAGACCCCGGAGATCCCAGCTCGAGAGCAACATCACAGCTCAGAACCCAGAGGTCTCAGGTCAGAGCCCAGGAATCAGCACCAAAGCAGCCTGGATGTCACCAGCAGGGGGTCCTGGGGGGTCCTCCTGGGCAGTGAACCACGCTGCAAGACACCCCCTTCCCACCACACAGCCAAAGGCATCCTGCGCAGAATCTTTGCTTGAATGCCTTCGGGGACAGGCTGCTCACTACTCCTCCCAGGTCTGCCCTTGCACTCTTTAGAGAGTGTACAAGCTTTACCTAGGCCTGAGTCCCAATCTGCCTCCGAGGCACACACAGGTCCCAGTTATACCCCCTAATTTCTCTTCCTCCACATTTCTCCCCACTCCACCCTCAACCTTTAGTCATAAGCTGAGGGGCCCCCAGGGcaaatatgtttatttacaaAATGCACACATCCTCCTTCCCAGCATGCACTGCCTGGGGAGAGGGCAGAGTCAGAGCCTCACACACCTGAGACCACAGAGACAGCAGGAGGGGCAGGGCCGGGGtggggccagggcagggctggaggctACCCTGGCCCCACCCCCCAAGCCATACCCAGCAAGTGGGTGGGGAATGGAGGAGCAGTACCCCTTCTCCACATCATGACCGCATATCCAGTCGGTTCATGTACTCCTGCAAGGCCTTCAGGCGTGCGTCTATTTCGGCCATGTCAGCCGCCTGGTGGTCcgagctgtactctgtgagagcAGGTGGGGGTATGGGGGGCTGTGAGGGTCCTGAAGCCCCAGGGAGTTCCTGGGCCCAATATAACACTGCCCCCACTACCATTCCAACGGGTCCTGGGGCCGGGAGAGGGGATGTGGAGTCCCAGGCTCACCTTTGATGGGGACCCAGCCCCCAGAGTTGGCCAGAGATTTCTGATGGTGGCTGCGTTCCACGGGGGTGGACTTCTGGTGATGGGGAAGGTAGGAAAGGGGGTCAGCCACCATCCCTCTATTCCTGTCCCCCTAAATCCCACTGGAAATCCTGAGCCTAAGGACCTTGGGGAAAAATAAGGCCTGACATCTACTGGGTATTCATTATATGCAAAATAACCTCCTAATGTCCTCACAGAGCCCTCCTCACCTCACATGTGAGGTGATGCCATTACCATCCCTGGTTAACTGATAAACAAAAACTAAGGTACAGAGAGGCTAAAGAACTGCCTTGAATCATACAGCTGGTAAGAGGAGGAGTCAGGTTTCAAGACCTGACGTGAGAAGCCAAAGCCCTGAAGAGCATCACGTGCCCCTCATTATTCCTTCTCCAATCTAATGCTCTCAAAACATGCTGTTCCCAGGCCAGGTGCGCTGGCCCAGCCTGTAActccagtactgtgggaggctacggatggcttgaggccaggagttccagaccagcctgggcaacataaagagacaaTACTATCCCCTTATCCTGTCTCAACCTCACCCTCCCCCGCAAAAAAagcctagtcccagctactccgtagGAGTGGGGTCTCTccagcccaggagttaaaggctgctgtgagctacaattgccccactgcaccccagcctgaagGACAGAGCGAGAGCCACTCTTACACAAAAGAAGCCCCTGTTGCACAGGCATTCAGAGTCGCCTCTGCCCCTGATCCCCAGGAAGGAATCACAGCAAATGAGGACAGCTGTGTTCCAGTGGCTTATGTTACCCCTTCTACTCACCGTATTGGACCCACTCCAGGGCGTTGGGCCGGGAGGCTTCCCACGGCGGCGGTGACCCCTGAGAAAAAGAAGTAACCAAGGACCAGTGGTGCGCAGGCTCTAGTATTCCCACCTCCCCGACCTTTGTGGTTTCAAGGCCCCCAGGCTCCATCACCCAATTTCCCTGAAGAAGACTGTTTATAGTCTCTCCAGAAACCCTTTTGAGGTGATCCTTTTCCCATGTCCAACTTTTACCCTCTGGAGAGCGACTCAGAGAAATCCTCCAAATCGCTGCAGGAGCTGGCAGACGAGCAGCGGCTGCGGAAACTATCCACTAGAGGGAGACGGAGGGCGTGAGCTCTGGCCCTCGCTGGCCCCGCCCAGGGCTTCCCAGGCCCTCCCAGCCCGCCCAGCCCCGCCCATCCCCGCCCCTCCCGGCCCGCCGGCCCCGCCCAGTGCCTCCCACCCCCGCGCAGTTCCGCCTAGCCCTGCGGCCCCGAGCTCCAGGCCGGTTACCTGAGGAGCTGCGGTTTCGGGAGCGGTTAGGGGCGTCCCCTCGGCCAGTCACGACAGCAGGGGGCCGTGTCTGGCGAGACCAGGAGACAGACGGACCGTCCCCGCTTCCCCCACTGCCTAATCGGTTCCGCTGCTGCTgcctaggaaaaaagaaaggagatgcTGGCCTGTACGCCACCTCCTGCGGGCAAGGATGTCGCTGCGCCCCAAAAGGTCACAGCCACGCCGGCGACCGCCCAAGGTGACGAGCCTAGGCGCGGAAAGCATGCAGAAACACAGACGAGGAGGTGGGACGGACGGAAGGCACAGCAGGCGGAGCAGGCAAAGCAGGCGGGGTATCCGGCGAGAAGCGAGCAGGTGGAAGGAGATGGGGACTGATGGTGGCGTGGAGAGATGAGCGCCCGGGAGCGGGCAAGGGCCAGGGACAGGGGCAGGTGAGGGAGGAAGCGGCACTGACTTCATCTTGatctctctctgcttcctttccttGGCTTTCACAAAGGCCGTGGGGTCGAAGCGGAGCGCGCGACCACCTAGGACGACGTGGGAGAGGAGGCGGCTGGGTCCTGCGACGGGCCTTGGCAGCGCCAGTGGTCCCCTCCCCACCGCAGGGCAGGGGCACAGACCTGTGGGTGAGGGCGAGGGGCGCGCAGGGCGGCCCCGACCCCGGCTTCCGCGGCCGCTCTCCCGGGATGAGGAGCGCGCAGCGCCGCGGCCTCGCGACGTGGAGCGCTCCCGGGACGATGAGGCCCGGTCCTCCC
This window encodes:
- the PGLYRP1 gene encoding peptidoglycan recognition protein 1; the protein is MSRRCALLAWALLGLLRLGEARKTEAPACCSPIVPRDEWRALHSECAQRLSLPLRYVVVSHTAGSSCNTPASCQQQTQNVQSYHVKTLGWCDVGYNFLIGEDGLVYEGRGWNFTGAHAAHSWNTMSIGISFMGNYMDRVPPPRALRAAQGLLACGVAQGALKSNYVVKGHRDVQRTLSPGDQLYNLIRNWPHYPSH